One Sodalis praecaptivus DNA segment encodes these proteins:
- the mraY gene encoding phospho-N-acetylmuramoyl-pentapeptide-transferase — MLVWLAEHLVQFYSGFNVFSYLTFRAIVSLLTALFLSLWMGPRLIAWLQKLQIGQVVRNDGPESHFSKRGTPTMGGLMILTSITISVLMWAYPSNPYVWCVLFVLVGYGIVGFIDDYRKVVRKDTKGLIARWKYFWQSVIALAVAFTMFAVGKDTPATQLVVPFFKDIMPQLGLWYVLLAYFVIVGTSNAVNLTDGLDGLAIMPTVFVAAGLALVAWATGNMNFAGYLHIPYVRFAGELVVVCTAIVGAGLGFLWFNTYPAQVFMGDVGSLALGGALGTIAVLLRQEFLLLIMGGVFVVETLSVILQVGSFKLRGQRIFRMAPIHHHYELKGWPEPRVIVRFWIISLMLVLIGLATLKVR; from the coding sequence ATGTTAGTCTGGCTGGCCGAACATCTGGTCCAATTTTATTCGGGGTTCAACGTCTTTTCATACCTGACGTTCCGCGCCATCGTCAGCCTGCTGACCGCGTTGTTCTTGTCGCTCTGGATGGGGCCGCGCCTTATCGCCTGGCTGCAAAAACTGCAAATCGGGCAAGTGGTGCGCAATGACGGCCCGGAATCGCATTTCAGCAAGCGCGGTACACCGACCATGGGCGGGCTGATGATCCTCACGTCGATTACGATTTCGGTGCTGATGTGGGCCTATCCGTCCAATCCCTATGTGTGGTGCGTGCTGTTTGTACTGGTGGGTTACGGCATCGTGGGTTTTATCGACGACTATCGCAAAGTAGTGCGCAAAGACACCAAGGGGCTTATTGCTCGCTGGAAGTATTTCTGGCAGTCGGTGATAGCGCTGGCGGTGGCGTTCACCATGTTCGCGGTGGGAAAAGATACGCCGGCGACCCAGTTGGTGGTGCCGTTTTTCAAAGACATTATGCCGCAGCTGGGGCTGTGGTATGTGCTGTTGGCCTACTTCGTTATCGTCGGCACCAGCAACGCGGTCAATCTGACCGACGGTCTGGACGGCCTGGCGATTATGCCGACGGTGTTCGTCGCCGCCGGCCTGGCGCTGGTGGCGTGGGCGACCGGTAACATGAACTTCGCGGGCTACCTGCATATTCCCTACGTGCGCTTCGCCGGGGAGTTGGTCGTGGTGTGTACGGCGATCGTCGGCGCCGGTCTGGGGTTTTTATGGTTCAACACCTACCCGGCACAGGTCTTTATGGGCGATGTCGGCTCGCTGGCGCTGGGCGGCGCGCTCGGCACTATCGCCGTGCTGCTGCGCCAGGAGTTTTTACTGCTGATTATGGGCGGGGTGTTCGTGGTGGAAACCCTGTCGGTGATTTTACAGGTGGGGTCGTTCAAATTGCGCGGTCAGCGCATTTTCCGTATGGCGCCCATTCATCACCATTATGAATTGAAGGGCTGGCCGGAGCCGCGCGTTATTGTGCGCTTCTGGATAATTTCGCTGATGCTGGTCCTTATCGGGCTGGCGACGCTGAAGGTACGGTAA
- the murF gene encoding UDP-N-acetylmuramoyl-tripeptide--D-alanyl-D-alanine ligase: protein MIPFSLSAIAPVLNAERVGDDRTILSVVTDSRAPSTAEGSVFVALKGEQFDAHDFAEQAVAAGAVALLVNRRLPLDVPQLIVADTRRALGQLGAWVRQQVPARVVALTGSSGKTSVKEMTAAILRQCGRVLATEGNFNNDIGVPLTLLRLTPEHDFAVIELGANHLGEIAWTTDLVRPETALVNNLSAAHLAGFGSLSGVAQAKGEIFAGLPANGRGILNADSHDWPHWQQVLGHKAVWRFAVHAAEGVDFFASDIVSDQQGVRFILHSPHGECPVRLPLPGRHNVANALAASALALSVGAGLPAIAAGLAQLKAVPGRLFPIALGAGQLLLDDSYNANVGSMTAAAQVLADMPGYRVMVVGDMAELGDEAAECHRQVGEAVALAGIDKVLSVGNLSHLIGEPSDRGEHFQDKAALTARLAQLLSEQAVMTVLVKGSRSAAMEQVVRALQEKAPC from the coding sequence ATGATCCCCTTTTCTCTCAGCGCTATCGCACCGGTGCTCAACGCCGAACGGGTGGGCGACGATCGCACTATCCTGTCTGTGGTCACCGACTCGCGGGCGCCGAGCACGGCCGAAGGCAGTGTATTTGTCGCGCTGAAGGGCGAGCAGTTTGACGCCCATGATTTCGCCGAACAGGCGGTCGCCGCCGGCGCTGTGGCGCTGCTGGTCAATCGCCGGCTACCGCTGGACGTGCCGCAGCTGATTGTCGCCGATACCCGCCGCGCGCTGGGACAATTGGGCGCCTGGGTGCGCCAGCAGGTGCCGGCGCGGGTGGTGGCCCTGACGGGGTCCTCCGGCAAAACCTCGGTCAAAGAGATGACCGCCGCTATCCTGCGCCAGTGCGGGCGCGTGCTGGCGACCGAGGGAAATTTCAATAACGATATCGGCGTACCGCTGACGCTGCTGCGTCTGACGCCGGAGCATGATTTCGCGGTGATTGAGCTGGGCGCCAATCATCTCGGCGAAATTGCCTGGACGACCGATCTGGTGCGGCCGGAAACCGCGCTGGTAAACAACCTTTCCGCCGCGCATCTGGCCGGGTTCGGTTCGCTGTCGGGCGTCGCGCAGGCCAAGGGTGAAATTTTCGCCGGACTGCCGGCCAACGGCCGCGGCATCCTTAACGCCGATAGCCACGACTGGCCGCACTGGCAACAGGTGCTGGGCCACAAAGCGGTCTGGCGTTTTGCCGTACACGCCGCCGAAGGCGTGGATTTCTTTGCCAGCGACATCGTAAGCGATCAGCAGGGGGTGCGTTTCATCCTGCACAGCCCGCACGGGGAGTGTCCGGTGCGGCTGCCGCTGCCGGGACGGCATAATGTCGCCAATGCCCTGGCCGCCAGCGCGCTGGCGCTGTCGGTGGGCGCCGGACTACCGGCCATCGCCGCCGGCCTGGCGCAGCTCAAGGCCGTACCGGGACGGCTGTTCCCCATCGCGCTCGGCGCCGGGCAACTGCTGCTGGACGATAGCTATAACGCCAATGTCGGCTCCATGACCGCCGCTGCGCAGGTGCTGGCGGATATGCCGGGCTACCGGGTGATGGTGGTGGGCGATATGGCGGAGTTGGGCGATGAAGCAGCCGAGTGCCATCGGCAGGTGGGCGAAGCCGTCGCCCTGGCCGGTATCGACAAGGTATTAAGCGTCGGCAATCTGAGCCACCTTATCGGTGAGCCCAGCGATCGGGGCGAGCATTTTCAGGACAAAGCGGCGCTCACCGCCCGTCTGGCGCAGTTGTTGTCAGAGCAAGCGGTAATGACCGTATTAGTGAAGGGTTCACGTAGTGCCGCAATGGAGCAAGTGGTGCGCGCGTTACAGGAGAAAGCACCATGTTAG
- the murE gene encoding UDP-N-acetylmuramoyl-L-alanyl-D-glutamate--2,6-diaminopimelate ligase: MTDRNLRELLAPWVPNAPGRVLREMTLDSRTAAAGDLFVAVAGHQTDGRRYIPQAIAQGVAAVVAQAEGEAEEGEMRELHGVPVIYLHRLQERLSALAGRFYQQPSHALRLIGVTGTNGKTTTTHLLAQWAQLLGETSAVMGTVGNGVLGHIHPADNTTGSPVEVQQLLSQLQRQGATFTAMEVSSHGLVQHRVSSLHFAAAVFTNLSRDHLDYHGDMAQYEAAKWRLFGELDVGQRIINADDATGRRWLHQLPQAIAVAVSGALPPERQGDWLCAGEVRYHARGADIPFRSSWGDGIVHSQLIGEFNVSNLLLALTTLLALGYPLPALLDSASRLQSVCGRMEVFHAEGRPTVLVDYAHTPDALEKALTAARLHCHGKLWCVFGCGGDRDKGKRPLMGAIAEQYADRVIITDDNPRGETAQDIINDIKSGLLDAGRAQAIAGRAEAVTSAIMQAAPADLVLVAGKGHEDYQIIGQQRLDYSDRTTVARLLGVMA, encoded by the coding sequence GTGACCGATCGTAATTTGCGTGAGCTGCTCGCGCCCTGGGTGCCTAACGCGCCGGGACGCGTGCTGAGGGAAATGACGCTGGACAGCCGCACCGCGGCTGCGGGCGATCTGTTTGTGGCCGTCGCCGGCCATCAGACGGACGGGCGTCGCTATATTCCCCAGGCGATCGCGCAAGGCGTTGCCGCCGTCGTGGCACAAGCGGAAGGCGAAGCCGAAGAAGGTGAAATGCGTGAGCTGCACGGCGTGCCGGTCATCTATCTTCACCGGCTGCAAGAGCGGTTATCGGCGCTGGCGGGGCGCTTTTATCAGCAGCCGTCGCACGCGCTGCGCCTGATTGGCGTCACCGGCACCAACGGCAAAACCACCACCACGCATCTTTTGGCGCAATGGGCGCAGTTATTGGGCGAAACCAGTGCGGTGATGGGCACCGTCGGCAACGGCGTGCTGGGCCACATCCATCCGGCCGACAACACTACCGGCTCGCCGGTCGAAGTCCAGCAGCTGCTGTCGCAGTTGCAGCGCCAGGGCGCGACCTTCACGGCGATGGAAGTCTCGTCCCACGGTCTGGTGCAGCACCGGGTCAGCAGTCTGCATTTCGCCGCTGCGGTCTTTACCAATCTGAGCCGCGACCATTTAGATTATCACGGCGATATGGCGCAGTACGAAGCGGCCAAATGGCGGCTGTTCGGCGAGCTTGACGTCGGTCAGCGCATTATCAACGCCGATGACGCCACCGGCCGGCGCTGGCTGCACCAATTGCCGCAGGCGATCGCGGTAGCGGTCAGCGGCGCGCTGCCGCCGGAACGGCAGGGCGACTGGTTGTGTGCGGGCGAGGTACGCTATCATGCGCGCGGCGCGGATATTCCCTTCCGCTCCAGCTGGGGAGATGGGATCGTCCACAGTCAATTAATCGGGGAATTCAACGTCAGTAATCTGTTACTGGCGCTGACCACGCTGCTGGCGCTCGGCTACCCGCTGCCGGCGCTGCTTGACAGCGCCAGCCGCCTGCAATCGGTTTGCGGCCGCATGGAAGTCTTTCACGCCGAAGGCCGTCCCACGGTGCTGGTAGATTATGCCCATACTCCTGACGCGCTGGAAAAGGCGCTGACGGCAGCCAGACTGCATTGCCACGGTAAACTCTGGTGTGTGTTCGGCTGCGGCGGCGATCGCGATAAAGGTAAGCGGCCGCTGATGGGCGCTATCGCCGAACAGTACGCCGACCGGGTAATTATTACCGACGATAACCCGCGCGGGGAAACGGCGCAGGACATTATCAACGACATTAAGAGCGGTCTGCTGGATGCGGGCCGCGCCCAGGCGATTGCAGGCCGTGCCGAGGCGGTAACCAGCGCCATTATGCAGGCCGCGCCGGCAGATCTGGTGCTGGTGGCCGGTAAGGGCCATGAAGATTACCAAATCATCGGTCAGCAGCGGCTGGACTACTCTGACCGCACCACCGTGGCGCGGCTGCTGGGGGTGATGGCATGA
- a CDS encoding peptidoglycan glycosyltransferase FtsI, which yields MKAAARTMKLKRQENQTSFVSWRFALLCGCILLALVGLMLRVAYLQVINPDKLVREGDMRSLRVQQVPTARGMISDRAGRPLAVSVPVNAIWADPKELNDHGGISADSRWKALSDALSIPLDQLSSRINANPKGRFVYLARQVNPAIGDYIHKLKLPGIYLRQESRRYYPAGQVTAHLIGVTNIDSQGIEGIEKSFDRWLTGQPGERTVRKDRFGRVIEDISSVDSQAAHNLALSIDERLQALVYRELNNAVAFNKAESGTAVLVDVNTGEVLAMANSPSYNPNNLTGTTMDVMRNRAITDIFEPGSTVKPMVVMTALQRGVVRENSVLNTLPYMISGHQIKDVARYAELTVTGILQKSSNVGVSKLALAMPSSALVETYSRFGLGKATNLGLVGESSGLYPHKQRWSDMERAAFSYGYGLMVTPLQLARVYATIGGMGVLRPLSITRVDPPVAGERVFPESLVRTVVHMMESVALPGGGGTKAAIKGYRIAIKTGTAKKVGPDGNYINKYIAYTAGVAPASNPRFALVVVINDPQGGKYYGGAVSAPVFGAIMGGVLRTMNIEPDALPQPGEKSDMVVNNRKEASGDRS from the coding sequence ATGAAAGCCGCAGCACGCACGATGAAACTGAAACGCCAGGAGAATCAGACCAGCTTTGTCAGCTGGCGTTTCGCCTTGCTGTGCGGTTGCATCCTGCTGGCGCTGGTGGGGCTGATGCTGCGGGTGGCCTATTTGCAGGTCATCAATCCTGACAAGCTGGTGCGTGAAGGGGATATGCGCTCGCTGCGCGTGCAGCAAGTCCCCACCGCGCGCGGCATGATAAGCGACCGCGCCGGCCGTCCCCTGGCGGTAAGCGTGCCGGTCAACGCCATCTGGGCCGATCCGAAAGAGCTCAACGATCATGGCGGTATTAGCGCCGACAGCCGCTGGAAAGCGCTGTCCGATGCGCTTTCCATTCCCCTCGATCAGCTCTCCTCACGCATCAACGCCAATCCCAAAGGGCGTTTTGTCTATTTGGCGCGCCAGGTTAATCCTGCTATCGGCGATTACATCCATAAACTTAAACTTCCCGGTATTTATCTGCGTCAGGAGTCACGGCGCTATTACCCCGCCGGTCAGGTAACCGCGCATCTTATCGGCGTGACCAATATCGATAGCCAGGGCATTGAGGGCATCGAAAAAAGCTTCGACCGCTGGCTGACCGGCCAGCCCGGCGAGCGTACGGTGCGTAAAGACCGATTCGGCCGGGTCATCGAGGATATCTCCTCGGTGGACAGTCAGGCGGCGCACAACTTGGCGCTGAGTATCGACGAACGGCTGCAGGCGCTGGTGTATCGCGAGCTGAATAACGCCGTGGCGTTCAATAAGGCCGAATCGGGCACGGCGGTTCTGGTGGATGTCAACACCGGCGAAGTGCTGGCCATGGCCAACAGCCCCTCCTACAACCCCAATAATTTGACCGGCACCACCATGGACGTGATGCGCAACCGCGCCATCACCGATATTTTCGAGCCGGGTTCGACGGTCAAGCCGATGGTGGTGATGACCGCGCTGCAGCGCGGCGTGGTGCGGGAAAACAGCGTACTCAATACGCTGCCCTACATGATTAGCGGCCACCAAATCAAGGATGTGGCGCGCTATGCCGAATTAACCGTGACAGGTATTTTGCAGAAATCGAGTAACGTCGGTGTGTCTAAGCTGGCGTTAGCGATGCCGTCCTCGGCGCTGGTAGAAACTTACTCGCGCTTTGGATTGGGTAAGGCGACCAATTTGGGGCTGGTCGGAGAAAGCAGTGGCTTATATCCCCATAAACAACGGTGGTCCGACATGGAGAGGGCCGCCTTCTCTTACGGCTACGGGCTAATGGTAACGCCGTTACAATTAGCGCGGGTCTACGCCACGATCGGCGGTATGGGCGTTTTACGCCCGCTTTCCATTACCCGGGTCGATCCCCCGGTGGCGGGAGAGCGGGTGTTTCCCGAATCGCTGGTGCGTACCGTGGTACACATGATGGAAAGCGTGGCGCTGCCGGGTGGCGGCGGTACCAAAGCCGCGATCAAGGGCTATCGCATCGCCATCAAGACCGGTACCGCCAAAAAGGTCGGGCCGGACGGTAATTATATCAATAAATATATCGCCTATACCGCCGGAGTCGCGCCGGCCAGTAATCCGCGCTTTGCGCTGGTGGTGGTGATAAACGATCCGCAGGGCGGCAAATACTACGGCGGGGCGGTCTCCGCGCCGGTATTTGGCGCCATCATGGGCGGCGTACTGCGTACAATGAACATAGAGCCGGATGCGCTGCCGCAGCCCGGCGAGAAATCCGACATGGTCGTCAATAATCGAAAAGAGGCATCAGGTGACCGATCGTAA
- the ftsL gene encoding cell division protein FtsL, translating to MIGNERHGLIGIIGSDLLRHGKLPLLLLIAVLVSAVLVVTTTHQTRRLTAEREQMVLEKDALDIEWRNLILEENALGDHSRVERIATEKLQMQHVDPSQENIVVQP from the coding sequence ATGATCGGCAACGAGCGGCACGGCCTTATCGGGATCATCGGCAGCGATCTGTTGCGCCACGGCAAGCTGCCGCTGCTGCTGTTGATTGCGGTCCTGGTCTCGGCGGTTCTGGTGGTGACCACCACCCACCAGACCCGGCGGCTGACCGCTGAACGTGAACAGATGGTTCTGGAGAAGGACGCGCTGGATATTGAGTGGCGCAACCTGATCCTGGAGGAAAACGCGCTGGGCGATCACAGCCGCGTTGAGCGTATCGCCACCGAGAAGCTGCAAATGCAGCATGTGGATCCGTCGCAAGAGAATATTGTGGTTCAACCGTAA
- the rsmH gene encoding 16S rRNA (cytosine(1402)-N(4))-methyltransferase RsmH, producing the protein MSENYLHTTVLLDEAVKGLNLRPDGVYLDGTFGRGGHSRLILSKLNAQGRLFAIDRDPAAIEAARAIEDARFTIIHGPFSAMADYMAERDLLGRVDGILLDLGVSSPQLDDPERGFSFMRDGPLDMRMDTTRGQSAAQWLAQASAEDIAWVLKTFGEERFAKRIAQAIVARNRQQPMTRTRELAALIADASPFRDKHKHPATRSFQAIRIYINSELEEIERALDSALAVLAPGGRLSVISFHSLEDRLVKHFIRQHSRGPQVPAGLPLTEAQIAAQHQDRRQLKAAGKMQPSAREINDNPRARSSVLRFAEKLAP; encoded by the coding sequence ATGTCAGAGAATTATTTACATACCACCGTGTTGCTGGACGAAGCGGTGAAGGGGCTGAACCTCCGGCCAGATGGCGTCTATTTGGACGGAACCTTCGGACGCGGCGGGCATTCACGTCTTATTTTGTCAAAGCTGAATGCGCAGGGACGACTGTTCGCTATCGATCGCGATCCCGCGGCTATCGAAGCGGCGCGGGCCATTGAGGATGCGCGTTTTACCATTATCCATGGGCCGTTTTCCGCCATGGCGGATTACATGGCGGAAAGGGATCTGCTGGGCCGGGTTGACGGCATATTGCTGGATCTGGGCGTCTCGTCGCCGCAGCTTGACGATCCGGAGCGCGGCTTTTCGTTTATGCGCGACGGACCGCTGGATATGCGCATGGACACCACGCGCGGTCAGTCCGCCGCGCAGTGGCTGGCGCAAGCCTCGGCGGAAGATATTGCTTGGGTGTTGAAAACTTTCGGCGAAGAGCGCTTCGCCAAGCGCATTGCTCAGGCCATCGTGGCGCGAAATCGCCAGCAGCCGATGACCCGCACCCGCGAACTGGCGGCGTTGATTGCCGACGCCAGTCCGTTTCGCGATAAACATAAACATCCGGCGACGCGCAGTTTCCAGGCGATCCGCATTTACATCAATAGCGAGCTGGAAGAGATCGAACGGGCGCTGGACAGCGCGCTGGCGGTGCTGGCCCCCGGCGGTAGGTTGTCGGTTATCAGCTTCCATTCGCTAGAGGATCGGCTGGTGAAACATTTTATCCGTCAGCACAGCCGCGGGCCGCAGGTGCCGGCGGGTCTGCCGCTCACGGAGGCGCAGATCGCCGCGCAGCACCAGGATCGGCGCCAACTGAAAGCGGCCGGGAAAATGCAGCCGTCGGCGCGGGAGATTAACGACAACCCGCGCGCGCGCAGTTCGGTGCTGCGCTTCGCCGAGAAACTGGCGCCATGA
- the mraZ gene encoding division/cell wall cluster transcriptional repressor MraZ yields the protein MFRGATLVNLDSKGRLAVPTRHREKLNEESAGLMVCTIDLHQPCLLLYPLPAWEIIEQKLSRLSSMNPAERRVQRLLLGHASECQMDGAGRILLAPTLRQHAGLSKEVMLVGQFNKFELWDEQTWYQQVKDDIDAELSAELPLTDRLQDLSL from the coding sequence ATGTTTCGTGGCGCAACCTTGGTTAACCTTGACAGCAAAGGCCGGCTCGCCGTGCCTACCCGTCATCGGGAAAAGCTGAATGAGGAATCGGCAGGTTTAATGGTGTGTACCATTGACCTCCATCAGCCATGTCTGCTGCTTTACCCCCTGCCGGCCTGGGAAATCATTGAACAAAAGCTGTCGCGATTGTCGAGCATGAACCCCGCGGAACGCCGGGTGCAGCGGTTGTTGCTGGGGCATGCGAGCGAGTGCCAGATGGATGGCGCAGGCAGAATACTGCTCGCGCCGACGCTCCGGCAGCATGCCGGGCTGTCAAAAGAAGTGATGCTGGTTGGGCAATTCAATAAGTTCGAGTTGTGGGACGAACAGACCTGGTATCAACAAGTCAAGGATGACATCGACGCTGAGCTGTCGGCGGAGCTACCGCTTACCGACCGGCTGCAAGACTTATCGCTATAG
- a CDS encoding L-alanine exporter AlaE has protein sequence MFAESSRLRSAAADTFALVVYCFFTGMAIEILLSGMSLQQSLSSRLLAIPVNVIIAWPFGQYRDAVLRLGWLHGPKQFWTRNLADLLAYVSFQSPVYAVILLAVGVEWQQLIAAVASNAVASMVLGVVYGYFLEYCRRLFRVTGTLPVTSAPSRQ, from the coding sequence ATGTTTGCTGAATCATCCCGTTTACGCAGTGCCGCGGCGGATACTTTTGCGCTGGTGGTGTACTGTTTTTTTACCGGGATGGCGATTGAGATCCTACTGTCCGGCATGAGCCTACAGCAGTCGCTGTCGTCGCGGCTGTTGGCGATTCCGGTCAATGTGATTATCGCCTGGCCGTTTGGCCAGTATCGCGACGCGGTGCTGCGTCTGGGGTGGTTGCACGGGCCGAAACAATTCTGGACCCGTAATTTGGCGGATTTGCTGGCATATGTCAGCTTTCAATCACCGGTTTACGCGGTCATTCTTTTGGCGGTGGGGGTGGAATGGCAGCAGCTGATAGCGGCGGTGGCCAGCAATGCGGTGGCCTCTATGGTGCTTGGTGTGGTGTACGGCTACTTCCTGGAATATTGCCGCCGGCTGTTCCGGGTGACCGGGACATTGCCGGTCACCTCTGCGCCGTCCCGACAGTAA
- the cra gene encoding catabolite repressor/activator, with protein sequence MKLDEIARLAGVSRTTASYVINGKAKQYRVSDKTVEKVMAVVREHNYHPNAVAAGLRAGRTRSIGLVIPDLENTSYTRIANYLERQARQRGYQLLIACSEDQPDNEMRCVEHLLQRQVDAIIVSTALPPEHPFYQRWANDAFPIIALDRALDREHFISVVGADEEDAEMLSQELSQFPGEHVLYLGALPELSVSFLREQGFRRGWGQDRRKPDFLYANSYERSAAAGLFGRYLESNPMPQALFTTSFSLLQGVMDVTLKRSGRLPTNLAIATFGDNELLDFLECPVLAVAQRHREVAERVLELVLASLDEPHRPKSGLTRIRRSLFRRGQLSRN encoded by the coding sequence GTGAAACTGGATGAAATCGCGCGCCTGGCTGGTGTTTCGCGCACAACCGCCAGTTATGTCATTAACGGTAAAGCGAAACAATACCGCGTCAGCGATAAAACCGTGGAAAAGGTTATGGCAGTGGTCAGGGAGCATAATTACCATCCAAATGCGGTCGCCGCCGGCCTGCGCGCCGGGCGCACCCGCTCCATCGGCCTGGTTATCCCCGATCTGGAAAACACCAGTTATACCCGCATCGCCAACTATCTCGAGCGCCAGGCGCGTCAGCGCGGCTATCAGCTATTGATTGCCTGTTCGGAAGACCAACCGGACAACGAGATGCGCTGCGTAGAGCATCTGCTGCAGCGGCAGGTGGACGCCATTATCGTCTCTACCGCCCTGCCGCCGGAGCATCCGTTCTACCAGCGCTGGGCCAATGACGCCTTCCCCATCATCGCACTCGATCGCGCGCTGGATCGCGAGCACTTTATCAGCGTCGTCGGCGCGGATGAGGAAGATGCGGAAATGTTGTCCCAGGAGCTCAGCCAGTTTCCGGGGGAGCACGTGCTGTATCTTGGCGCGCTACCGGAGCTGTCGGTGAGTTTTCTGCGCGAACAGGGCTTTCGCCGCGGCTGGGGTCAGGATCGGCGCAAGCCGGACTTTCTCTATGCCAACAGCTACGAGCGTTCAGCGGCGGCGGGGTTGTTTGGCCGCTATCTGGAGAGCAATCCGATGCCGCAGGCGCTGTTCACCACATCGTTTTCACTGCTGCAAGGTGTGATGGATGTGACGCTGAAACGCAGCGGCCGGCTGCCGACCAATCTGGCTATCGCCACGTTCGGCGATAACGAGCTGCTGGATTTTCTCGAATGTCCGGTGCTGGCGGTTGCCCAGCGCCATCGGGAAGTGGCGGAGCGGGTGCTGGAGCTGGTGCTCGCCAGCCTCGACGAGCCCCATCGACCCAAGTCGGGCCTGACGCGTATTCGCCGCAGTCTGTTCCGGCGCGGTCAGCTTAGCCGGAATTAA
- the ilvN gene encoding acetolactate synthase small subunit, producing MRRILSVLLENESGALSRVIGLFSQRGYNIESLTVAPTDDPTLSRMTIQTMGDEKVLEQIEKQLHKLVDVLRVSELGQGGGSHVEREIMLVKVQASGFAREEVKRCAEIFRGQIVDVTPAIYTVQLAGTSEKLDAFLATVREVAEIVEVARSGIVGLSRGDKVMR from the coding sequence ATGCGCCGTATTTTATCGGTATTACTGGAAAACGAATCCGGCGCGTTATCCCGGGTGATCGGGTTGTTTTCCCAGCGCGGCTACAACATTGAAAGTTTGACCGTGGCGCCCACCGACGATCCGACCCTTTCGCGCATGACCATCCAGACCATGGGCGATGAGAAAGTGCTGGAGCAAATCGAAAAGCAACTGCACAAACTGGTGGATGTGCTGCGCGTCAGCGAACTGGGGCAGGGTGGCGGTAGTCATGTGGAGCGGGAGATTATGTTGGTGAAAGTACAGGCCAGCGGATTCGCGCGCGAAGAGGTCAAACGCTGTGCTGAAATCTTCCGCGGTCAGATTGTCGACGTCACCCCGGCCATTTATACCGTACAGCTTGCGGGCACCAGCGAGAAATTGGACGCGTTTCTCGCCACCGTGCGCGAAGTGGCGGAAATCGTTGAAGTCGCCCGTTCGGGCATTGTCGGGCTGTCGCGCGGCGACAAAGTGATGCGCTGA